A stretch of Arthrobacter sp. NEB 688 DNA encodes these proteins:
- a CDS encoding helix-turn-helix domain-containing protein — translation MPKRFIPLTEVSEILDVSAAQAYALVRSGDLPAIKVGGRGQWRVETSELEAYIERMYAQTRDFVATRGETPEGGPAQG, via the coding sequence GTGCCGAAGCGCTTCATCCCGTTGACCGAGGTCTCCGAGATCCTCGACGTCTCCGCGGCCCAGGCGTACGCCCTCGTGCGCAGCGGCGACCTGCCGGCCATCAAGGTGGGCGGCCGCGGGCAGTGGCGGGTCGAGACGAGCGAGCTCGAGGCCTACATCGAGCGGATGTACGCCCAGACGCGCGACTTCGTGGCCACGCGCGGCGAGACCCCCGAGGGCGGCCCGGCGCAGGGCTGA
- a CDS encoding M20/M25/M40 family metallo-hydrolase, with protein MRTTDIGEAAAALAVELVATDSVNPGLVPGAAGEAAVVALLARRLEASGFATHHVTPPGHPDRPSLLAVGPGQDGMPCLVLTGHVDTVGTDGMDDPFTPTLDGDRLVGRGACDMKGGVAALVVAAEELARRGAPVRVVLALVADEEDLSLGTEAVLAALPGLGLAPAAALVAEPTWLARTASLRGYAVVEIGLTGRAAHSSQPEQGVNAVAHLGRLLTAVEERGRHVATSGGSLMVTVASGGESPFVLGRTARAVVERRTVPGEDAATALAEVEEVLDGMRAEDPAVDAHATLVVAREAWRLDATGPAAGLADALDDALAAEGVEQPPPLDAPYWMEAPLWQAAGVPALVCGPAGGGLHAADEWLDLDQVRRFTRALVAAAEVWGSRRAD; from the coding sequence GTGCGCACCACCGACATCGGCGAGGCCGCCGCAGCCCTGGCCGTCGAGCTCGTCGCCACCGACTCGGTCAACCCCGGGCTCGTGCCCGGCGCCGCCGGGGAGGCCGCGGTCGTCGCCCTCCTCGCCCGGCGCCTCGAGGCCTCGGGCTTCGCGACGCACCACGTCACCCCGCCCGGGCACCCCGACCGGCCGAGCCTGCTCGCCGTCGGCCCGGGCCAGGACGGGATGCCGTGCCTCGTCCTCACCGGCCACGTCGACACGGTCGGGACCGACGGGATGGACGACCCGTTCACGCCGACGCTGGACGGCGACCGGCTCGTCGGCCGCGGGGCCTGCGACATGAAGGGCGGCGTCGCCGCGCTCGTCGTCGCCGCCGAGGAGCTGGCCCGTCGGGGCGCCCCGGTGCGGGTCGTCCTCGCGCTCGTCGCCGACGAGGAGGACCTCAGCCTCGGTACCGAGGCGGTGCTCGCGGCGCTCCCGGGCCTGGGCCTCGCCCCGGCCGCCGCGCTCGTCGCCGAACCGACGTGGCTCGCGCGCACGGCGTCCCTGCGCGGGTACGCCGTGGTCGAGATCGGGCTGACCGGTCGTGCGGCCCACTCCTCGCAGCCGGAGCAGGGCGTCAACGCGGTCGCGCACCTCGGCCGCCTGCTCACCGCCGTCGAGGAGCGCGGGCGCCACGTCGCCACCTCCGGCGGCTCGCTCATGGTCACGGTCGCGTCCGGCGGAGAGTCGCCGTTCGTCCTCGGCCGCACCGCCCGCGCCGTCGTCGAGCGGCGGACGGTCCCGGGGGAGGACGCCGCCACGGCGCTCGCCGAGGTCGAGGAGGTCCTCGACGGGATGCGCGCCGAAGACCCCGCCGTTGACGCCCACGCGACCCTCGTCGTGGCGCGCGAGGCCTGGCGCCTCGATGCCACCGGCCCGGCGGCCGGGCTCGCCGACGCCCTCGATGACGCGCTCGCCGCCGAGGGCGTCGAGCAGCCGCCACCGCTCGACGCGCCGTACTGGATGGAGGCGCCGCTCTGGCAGGCGGCCGGCGTGCCGGCCCTCGTCTGCGGCCCCGCCGGCGGTGGCCTGCACGCCGCCGACGAGTGGCTCGACCTCGACCAGGTCCGCCGCTTCACCCGAGCGCTCGTGGCCGCCGCCGAGGTGTGGGGGAGCCGGCGTGCCGACTGA
- a CDS encoding wax ester/triacylglycerol synthase family O-acyltransferase — protein MADRLSALDASFLRLEDATTPMHVGSVMVFDVPAEGFDYETLVDLISERIAHVPRYRQRIKTVPAGLGNPVWVDDRSFDLSYHVRRSALPRPGSDEQLEELVARILPRPLDRSRPLWEVYLVEGLADGRFAIITKSHHSLVDGVNGVDIGGVIVDGRPGGGDGVLATWRPRPEPTSAELLVGALAEVVRTPSQLVDTLRSGAHDVARTAGKVASVAGEVVSTLARVSARPAPDSPLNASVGRARRYVMVGTDLDDYRTVRTRLGHGAFADEVTVNDVVLATVAGAFRSWLLTRGEPVYPGTTVRALVPVSVRPADDAPAHVGAEVTACFVDLPVGEPKASMRLHQIAFSMRQQTEGGGRRAVSAEALAGVGGFAPPTLHALGARLGGMVSRRLHNVVITNVPGPQTPLYADGAQMVATYPVTPLGAGQALSIGLTSYDGGVYYGLYADRDAMPDADVLGRGIVDSLQELLDAPRPRGRRRA, from the coding sequence GTGGCCGACCGACTCAGCGCGCTCGACGCGTCCTTCCTGCGCCTGGAGGACGCGACCACGCCGATGCACGTCGGCTCGGTCATGGTCTTCGACGTGCCGGCGGAGGGCTTCGACTACGAGACCCTCGTCGACCTCATCAGCGAGCGCATCGCCCACGTCCCGCGCTACCGCCAGCGGATCAAGACCGTCCCGGCCGGGCTCGGCAACCCCGTGTGGGTCGACGACCGCTCCTTCGACCTCAGCTACCACGTGCGCCGCAGCGCGCTGCCCCGCCCGGGGTCCGACGAGCAGCTCGAGGAGCTCGTGGCGCGCATCCTGCCGCGCCCCCTCGACCGCTCGCGCCCGCTGTGGGAGGTCTACCTCGTCGAGGGCCTGGCCGACGGCCGCTTCGCGATCATCACCAAGAGCCACCACAGCCTCGTCGACGGCGTCAACGGCGTCGACATCGGCGGGGTCATCGTCGACGGCCGCCCCGGCGGCGGCGACGGCGTCCTCGCGACGTGGCGCCCCCGCCCCGAGCCCACGTCGGCGGAGCTCCTCGTCGGCGCGCTGGCCGAGGTCGTGCGCACCCCGAGCCAGCTCGTCGACACGCTGCGCAGCGGCGCCCACGACGTCGCCCGGACGGCCGGCAAGGTGGCCTCGGTCGCCGGCGAGGTCGTCTCGACCCTGGCGCGCGTCTCCGCGCGCCCGGCGCCGGACTCGCCCCTGAACGCCTCCGTGGGCCGCGCCCGCCGCTACGTCATGGTCGGCACCGACCTCGACGACTACCGCACGGTGCGCACCCGCCTCGGCCACGGCGCCTTCGCCGACGAGGTGACCGTCAACGACGTCGTCCTCGCGACGGTCGCCGGGGCCTTCCGCTCGTGGCTGCTGACCCGCGGCGAGCCGGTCTACCCGGGCACGACCGTGCGCGCCCTCGTGCCGGTGTCGGTCCGCCCGGCCGACGACGCCCCGGCCCACGTCGGCGCCGAGGTCACCGCGTGCTTCGTCGACCTGCCCGTCGGCGAGCCCAAGGCCTCGATGCGCCTGCACCAGATCGCCTTCTCGATGCGCCAGCAGACCGAGGGCGGCGGGCGCCGCGCGGTGTCGGCCGAGGCCCTCGCCGGGGTCGGCGGGTTCGCCCCGCCGACGTTGCACGCCCTCGGCGCTCGGCTCGGCGGGATGGTCTCGCGCCGCCTGCACAACGTCGTCATCACCAACGTGCCCGGCCCGCAGACGCCCCTGTACGCCGACGGCGCGCAGATGGTCGCGACCTACCCGGTGACGCCGCTCGGCGCCGGGCAGGCCCTCTCCATCGGGCTGACCTCCTACGACGGCGGCGTCTACTACGGCCTGTACGCCGACCGCGACGCGATGCCCGACGCCGACGTCCTCGGCCGCGGCATCGTCGACTCGCTCCAGGAGCTGCTCGACGCCCCCCGCCCGCGCGGCCGCCGGCGCGCGTGA
- the pruA gene encoding L-glutamate gamma-semialdehyde dehydrogenase: MDAVTQVPAPTNEPVRDYAPGSPERAAVEKALVELAAERHELPHTIGGRRVMGGGKKFEVRQPHNRRHVLGVSKGATKADALAAVDAARAAAPGWRDLSFDDRAAILLKAADLLAGPWRARLNAATMLGQSKTAYQAEIDAACELVDFWRFNVHFARQIMAEQPPANSPGVWNRSDHRSLEGFVYAVTPFNFTAIAGNLPTAPALMGNTVVWKPSPTQQLAAQLTMELLEEAGMPPGVINLVTGDGVAVSDVVLSHPDFAGLHFTGSTATFQSLWRTIGENLTTYRHYPRIVGETGGKDFVLAHPSADVDVLRTALIRGAFEFQGQKCSAASRAYVPRSLWKKMRDDLVQLTDGIPMGDVTDLSNFMGAVIDERAYAKHVAAIDRAHATSHLDVVAGGTYDDAQGWFVRPTIVESSDPTDEMFTTEYFGPILAVHVYPDRQYDKVLDQMESAAPYALTGAVIAQDRAAVADAMHRLRFAAGNFYVNDKPTGAVVGQQPFGGGRASGTNDKAGSAANLMRWTSTRSIKETFVPPTDHRYPHMG, from the coding sequence ATGGACGCTGTGACCCAGGTCCCCGCCCCCACCAACGAGCCCGTCCGCGACTACGCGCCGGGCAGCCCCGAGCGCGCGGCCGTCGAGAAGGCCCTCGTCGAGCTCGCCGCCGAGCGCCACGAGCTGCCGCACACCATCGGTGGCCGGCGCGTCATGGGCGGGGGCAAGAAGTTCGAGGTGCGGCAGCCGCACAACCGGCGCCACGTCCTCGGTGTCTCCAAGGGCGCCACGAAGGCCGACGCGCTCGCCGCCGTCGACGCCGCCCGCGCCGCGGCCCCCGGCTGGCGCGACCTGTCCTTCGACGACCGCGCCGCCATCCTCCTCAAGGCCGCCGACCTGCTCGCCGGCCCGTGGCGCGCCCGCCTCAACGCGGCGACGATGCTCGGCCAGAGCAAGACCGCCTACCAGGCCGAGATCGACGCCGCCTGCGAGCTCGTCGACTTCTGGCGCTTCAACGTGCACTTCGCCCGCCAGATCATGGCCGAGCAGCCGCCGGCCAACAGCCCGGGCGTCTGGAACCGCAGCGACCACCGCTCGCTCGAGGGCTTCGTCTACGCGGTCACCCCCTTCAACTTCACCGCCATCGCCGGCAACCTCCCGACCGCCCCGGCGCTCATGGGCAACACCGTCGTCTGGAAGCCGTCGCCGACCCAGCAGCTCGCCGCCCAGCTGACGATGGAGCTGCTCGAGGAGGCGGGGATGCCTCCGGGCGTCATCAACCTCGTCACCGGTGACGGCGTCGCGGTCTCGGACGTCGTCCTGTCGCACCCGGACTTCGCCGGCCTGCACTTCACCGGCTCGACCGCGACCTTCCAGTCGCTGTGGCGCACCATCGGCGAGAACCTCACGACCTACCGCCACTACCCGCGAATCGTCGGCGAGACCGGCGGCAAGGACTTCGTCCTCGCCCACCCGAGCGCCGACGTCGACGTCCTGCGCACCGCCCTCATCCGCGGCGCGTTCGAGTTCCAGGGCCAGAAGTGCTCCGCCGCCTCGCGCGCCTACGTGCCGCGCTCGCTGTGGAAGAAGATGCGCGACGACCTCGTGCAGCTGACCGACGGCATCCCGATGGGCGACGTCACCGATTTGTCGAACTTCATGGGCGCCGTCATCGACGAGCGGGCCTACGCCAAGCACGTCGCGGCGATCGACCGGGCACACGCCACGAGCCACCTCGACGTCGTGGCCGGCGGCACCTACGACGACGCGCAGGGCTGGTTCGTCCGGCCGACGATCGTCGAGAGCAGCGACCCGACCGACGAGATGTTCACGACCGAGTACTTCGGCCCGATCCTCGCCGTCCACGTCTACCCGGACCGCCAGTACGACAAGGTCCTCGACCAGATGGAGTCCGCGGCGCCCTACGCGCTGACCGGCGCCGTCATCGCCCAGGACCGTGCGGCCGTCGCCGACGCGATGCACCGGCTGCGCTTCGCCGCCGGCAACTTCTACGTCAACGACAAGCCGACCGGCGCCGTCGTGGGCCAGCAGCCGTTCGGTGGCGGGCGCGCGTCCGGCACGAACGACAAGGCGGGCTCGGCGGCCAACCTCATGCGCTGGACCTCGACGCGCTCGATCAAGGAGACCTTCGTCCCGCCGACGGACCACCGCTACCCGCACATGGGCTGA
- a CDS encoding DUF2505 domain-containing protein yields MRLTRRERLDATPEEVYALLTDRGFQEAKCEATTGGGAWSADVTTSAVGHRVATTRELPADGLPDVARSFVGATLTVIESYDWGAPAADGSREAVVDLHVKGAPLTLKGTLRIEPEGSGSVEVLDTELKANVPFVGGKIEKAAADPINAAVDVEVGLLRERLGR; encoded by the coding sequence GTGCGACTGACGAGGCGAGAGCGGCTGGACGCGACCCCCGAGGAGGTCTACGCCCTGCTCACCGACCGGGGGTTCCAGGAGGCCAAGTGCGAGGCCACGACCGGGGGCGGCGCCTGGAGCGCGGACGTCACGACGAGCGCCGTCGGGCACCGGGTCGCGACGACCCGTGAGCTGCCGGCCGACGGCCTGCCCGACGTCGCGCGCTCCTTCGTCGGCGCGACGCTCACCGTCATCGAGAGCTACGACTGGGGCGCACCGGCCGCCGACGGATCCCGCGAGGCCGTCGTCGACCTGCACGTCAAGGGCGCGCCCCTGACGCTCAAGGGGACGCTGCGCATCGAGCCGGAGGGCTCGGGGTCGGTCGAGGTGCTCGACACCGAGCTCAAGGCGAACGTCCCCTTCGTCGGCGGCAAGATCGAGAAGGCGGCGGCGGACCCCATCAACGCGGCGGTCGACGTCGAGGTCGGCCTGCTCCGGGAGCGCCTGGGCCGATGA
- a CDS encoding SAF domain-containing protein — MTDLPTPSASRLRAPSWRDSRLLVGVLLVLVSTVVGALVVARADDRVPVWAAARAITPGQRLAASDLTVVQVQLGDSAAGYVAADRPLDAEAYALRELRVGELLPRSAVGSAAAVGVQQVALRVEGTSAAALRRGSLVDVYVNRPEEGSAGVGVTRFAGPERVLERVAVAAVAEDDGVLSGAEQTRPVQVMVPSDDVRDLVAAVDDGARITLVPVAGGAS; from the coding sequence ATGACCGACCTCCCCACGCCCTCCGCCTCGCGCCTGCGGGCGCCGTCGTGGCGTGACTCCCGGCTGCTCGTCGGCGTCCTCCTCGTGCTCGTCTCGACGGTCGTCGGCGCCCTCGTCGTGGCGCGCGCCGACGACCGCGTCCCCGTGTGGGCGGCGGCGCGGGCCATCACCCCGGGGCAGCGCCTCGCGGCGTCCGACCTCACCGTGGTGCAGGTCCAGCTCGGTGACAGCGCCGCGGGGTACGTCGCCGCCGACCGGCCGCTCGACGCCGAGGCCTACGCCCTGCGCGAGCTGCGGGTGGGCGAGCTCCTGCCGCGCAGCGCCGTGGGGTCCGCCGCCGCCGTCGGGGTGCAGCAGGTCGCCCTGCGGGTCGAGGGCACCTCGGCCGCCGCGCTGCGCCGCGGCTCGCTCGTCGACGTGTACGTCAACCGGCCGGAGGAGGGTTCGGCAGGGGTGGGCGTCACCCGGTTCGCGGGCCCGGAGCGGGTGCTCGAGCGCGTCGCGGTCGCCGCCGTCGCCGAGGACGACGGGGTCCTCTCCGGGGCCGAGCAGACCCGTCCGGTGCAGGTCATGGTGCCGAGCGACGACGTGCGCGACCTCGTCGCGGCCGTCGACGACGGGGCCCGCATCACGCTCGTGCCCGTCGCCGGCGGGGCGTCGTGA